In Corythoichthys intestinalis isolate RoL2023-P3 chromosome 4, ASM3026506v1, whole genome shotgun sequence, a genomic segment contains:
- the utp11 gene encoding probable U3 small nucleolar RNA-associated protein 11: MSSFRKALKSRQRNHQERSQPEARKHLGLLEKKKDYKQRANDYHKKQNTLLALRKKALEKNPDEFYFNMINSQLKDGVHMSKKQEEDQEVTEEQKKVMTTQDIKYVEMKRVAEARKIEKLKGSLHLLDVDGKQKNTHTFFVDSKKEVQSFDLAGHLNTVPELVDRVYNRPTMATLRDKRILGAVEPHSQEKLSKQRKHEYKILSQRIDREKKLFVISQKLQTRKDLQDKRQKIKVKKETPNAAAIYKFEMKRKR, translated from the exons ATGTCCTCGTTCAGAAAAGCGCTGAAATCCCGACAAAGAAACCACCAGGAAAGATCCCAG cCTGAAGCTAGGAAGCACTTGGGCTTACTGGAGAAGAAGAAAGACTACAAACAACGTGCAAA TGACTATCACAAGAAACAAAATACACTCCTCGCACTCCGTAAGAaggcactggagaaaaaccctgATGAGTTCTACTTCAACATGATTAATTCACAGCTCAAG GATGGAGtacacatgtcaaaaaagcAAGAAGAGGACCAGGAAGTGACGGAAGAGCAGAAGAAAGTGATGACCACACAAGACATCAAATATGTCGAGATGAAGAGGGTGGCGGAAGCAAGG aaaATTGAAAAACTCAAAGGAAGTCTACATCTTctggatgtggacggtaaacagaaaaacacgcacaccTTTTTTGTGGATTCCAAAAAAGAAG TACAGTCATTTGACTTAGCCGGCCATCTGAACACTGTCCCCGAGCTGGTGGATCGTGTTTACAACAGACCCACGATGGCCACACTAAGAGATAAACGCATTCTAGGAGCCGTGGAGCCTCACAGTCAAGAG AAGCTGTCCAAGCAACGCAAACACGAGTATAAAATTCTCTCCCAAAGGATCGATCGGGAGAAGAAATTGTTTGTCATTAGCCAGAAGCTCCAGACACGTAAGGACCTTCAG GATAAACGTCAGAAGATCAAAGTTAAGAAGGAGACACCAAATGCTGCGGCTATCTACAAATTTGAAATGAAGAGGAAACGTTGA